A window of Tautonia plasticadhaerens contains these coding sequences:
- a CDS encoding SpoIIE family protein phosphatase — protein MPFLRRENGDQRGQCIELKGDSFLIGRAPDCNLVLDPQGVSRRHAQIGRDAGKFYLEDLGSRNTTKLNNETVAPWKRLPLKPGDRINICDVEFVYLTRSAARESEDSEVIVTDQIEESTLHTLDASTTRVSGSRVSPERKLEAVLDITRNLSSAVQIDAVAPKILDTLFEIFPSAERAFLILKDPQTDRLLRKAFKHRHGRPPRTGLGALAAAAAAKEDEPPTNISRSIVNHVMERKQAVLSQDAGNDANLPVAASIADLKIRSVMCAPLMTPDGQALGIIQLDTTSARQFQQEDLDLLVAIACQSAISIQNARMYEDLLNQERVRRDLRLAEQVQRSFLPDAVPRADGYRFFAYYHAAYNVGGDYYDFVPLPNNRLGIALADVSGKGIPAALMMAKFSGNTRYCILTENAPAPAVTILNDQLCEADLEERFITLSLGVLDLSTGRFTLSAAGHPPVFIRRKGGGVEEFGADVSGFPLGIMPAFEYQQREVQLEPGDVVVVYSDGITDARSPEGDLYHTVDTPRLLNRVAELSGDPEAVGKGILQEIREFSTGEPQADDMTIICFGRV, from the coding sequence ATGCCTTTCCTCCGCAGAGAGAACGGCGATCAGCGAGGCCAGTGCATCGAGCTCAAGGGGGATTCCTTCCTCATCGGCCGCGCCCCCGACTGCAACCTGGTGCTCGACCCGCAGGGCGTCAGCCGCCGACACGCCCAGATCGGCCGGGACGCGGGCAAGTTCTACCTCGAAGACCTCGGCTCGCGCAACACCACCAAGCTCAACAACGAGACCGTCGCCCCCTGGAAGCGCCTGCCCCTGAAGCCGGGCGACCGGATCAACATCTGCGACGTCGAGTTCGTCTACCTGACCCGGTCCGCCGCGCGGGAGTCCGAGGACTCGGAGGTGATCGTCACCGACCAGATCGAGGAGTCGACCCTCCACACCCTCGACGCCTCCACCACCCGGGTCTCCGGCTCACGGGTCTCCCCGGAGCGCAAGCTCGAGGCCGTGCTGGACATCACCCGCAACCTCTCCAGCGCCGTGCAGATCGACGCCGTGGCGCCCAAGATCCTCGACACCCTCTTCGAGATCTTCCCCTCGGCCGAGCGTGCCTTCCTGATCCTCAAGGACCCCCAGACCGATCGCCTGCTCCGCAAGGCCTTCAAGCACCGCCACGGCCGCCCCCCCCGGACCGGGCTCGGCGCTTTGGCCGCAGCCGCGGCGGCCAAGGAGGACGAGCCGCCCACGAACATCAGCCGGTCGATCGTCAACCACGTGATGGAGCGCAAGCAGGCGGTGCTCAGCCAGGACGCCGGCAACGACGCCAACCTGCCCGTCGCCGCCTCGATCGCCGACCTGAAGATCCGGTCCGTCATGTGCGCCCCGCTGATGACGCCCGACGGGCAGGCCCTGGGCATCATCCAGCTGGACACCACCTCCGCCCGGCAGTTCCAGCAGGAGGACCTCGACCTGCTGGTCGCCATCGCCTGCCAGTCGGCCATCAGCATCCAGAACGCGCGGATGTACGAGGACCTGCTCAACCAGGAGCGCGTCCGCCGCGACCTGAGGCTCGCCGAGCAGGTCCAGCGCAGCTTCCTGCCCGACGCCGTCCCCAGGGCCGACGGCTACCGGTTCTTCGCCTACTACCACGCCGCCTACAACGTCGGCGGCGACTACTACGACTTCGTCCCCCTGCCGAACAACCGGCTGGGGATCGCCCTGGCCGACGTCTCCGGCAAGGGCATCCCCGCCGCGCTGATGATGGCCAAGTTCTCCGGCAACACGCGGTACTGCATCCTCACCGAGAACGCCCCCGCCCCGGCCGTCACCATCCTCAACGACCAGCTCTGCGAGGCCGACCTGGAGGAGCGGTTCATCACCCTGAGCCTCGGGGTGCTCGACCTCTCCACCGGCCGATTCACGCTCAGCGCGGCCGGCCACCCCCCCGTGTTCATCCGCCGCAAGGGGGGTGGGGTCGAGGAGTTCGGCGCCGACGTCTCCGGCTTCCCCCTGGGCATCATGCCCGCCTTCGAGTACCAGCAGCGCGAGGTCCAGCTCGAGCCCGGCGACGTGGTCGTCGTCTACTCCGACGGCATCACCGACGCCCGGAGCCCCGAGGGGGATCTCTACCACACCGTCGACACCCCCCGCCTCCTGAACCGGGTGGCCGAGCTCTCCGGCGACCCCGAGGCCGTCGGCAAGGGCATCCTCCAGGAGATCCGGGAGTTCTCCACCGGGGAGCCCCAGGCCGACGACATGACCATCATCTGCTTCGGCCGCGTCTGA
- a CDS encoding serine/threonine-protein kinase, producing MTNSETTAGWQGDGPSAGGGPARDLTGQLVGGDFLVDRPLGRGGMGEVYLARQRSLNRPVALKVLKPELASNPTYLSRFEVEATAVARLNHPNIVQVFTLGHHGDLRFIAMEFVQGTNLREYLTKKGTVELPLALSFMRQTCQAIAAAGDLGLIHRDVKPENLLLTRKGQVKVADFGLCREQGADALQLTQEGVTLGTPMYMSPEQVRGHALDHRSDLYSMGVTFYHMLAGSPPFRAESAVAMALKHLQDTPIDLAVHRPDLPPELVALVMKLMAKKREDRYQSAREVDRELARLKGIVSATRAVAAAPSPSGEIPAQDTPPPAGPRPGRGRPIARRAWSALSDPSVGGGTLALLGVLGLVAGAALGWSDRPRDPTAAGPPPGPAASWMAPTWEDIPRQPSPRAQLRYAQLVARPQDRPAALLAVPGHFPGDPGWALTSYTHLARLLFGRLDRDGLVALAESLEAAPGTGAEPDAPLPRLAEICRAAAAALDDRPADVVRQLTALAPAPSHLEPGSAELALEVVEWARGAPGAEAQAPQWDDLRDDLFEALRLMTLDPADRFEPGRRRPPGRPSP from the coding sequence ATGACCAACTCCGAGACCACCGCCGGATGGCAGGGTGACGGCCCCTCGGCCGGCGGGGGCCCGGCGCGCGACCTGACCGGGCAGCTCGTCGGCGGCGACTTCCTCGTCGACCGGCCCCTCGGCCGGGGAGGCATGGGAGAGGTCTACCTCGCCCGGCAACGGTCGCTCAACCGGCCGGTCGCCCTGAAGGTGCTCAAGCCGGAGCTGGCCAGCAACCCCACCTATCTCAGCCGGTTCGAGGTCGAGGCCACCGCCGTCGCCCGGCTCAATCACCCGAACATCGTCCAGGTCTTCACCCTGGGGCACCACGGCGACCTCCGCTTCATCGCCATGGAGTTCGTCCAGGGGACCAACCTCCGCGAGTACCTGACGAAGAAGGGGACCGTCGAGTTGCCCCTGGCCCTCTCCTTCATGCGGCAGACCTGCCAGGCGATCGCCGCCGCCGGGGACCTGGGGCTGATCCACCGCGACGTCAAGCCCGAGAACCTGCTGCTGACCCGCAAGGGGCAGGTCAAGGTGGCCGACTTCGGCCTCTGCCGGGAGCAGGGGGCCGACGCCCTGCAGCTCACCCAGGAGGGCGTCACCCTCGGCACCCCCATGTACATGAGCCCCGAGCAGGTCCGGGGCCACGCGCTGGACCACCGCAGCGACCTGTACTCGATGGGCGTCACCTTCTACCACATGCTCGCCGGCTCCCCGCCGTTCCGGGCCGAGTCGGCCGTGGCCATGGCCCTGAAGCACCTGCAGGACACGCCGATCGACCTGGCCGTCCACCGGCCCGACCTCCCCCCGGAGCTGGTCGCGCTGGTGATGAAGCTGATGGCCAAGAAGCGGGAGGACCGCTACCAGTCGGCCCGGGAGGTCGACCGGGAGCTGGCCCGGCTCAAGGGGATCGTCTCGGCGACCCGGGCCGTCGCGGCCGCCCCCTCCCCCTCCGGGGAGATCCCGGCCCAGGACACGCCCCCCCCCGCCGGCCCCCGGCCCGGGCGGGGCCGGCCGATCGCCCGCCGGGCCTGGTCGGCGTTGAGCGACCCGAGCGTCGGCGGCGGCACCCTGGCCCTGCTCGGCGTCCTCGGCCTGGTCGCCGGCGCGGCCCTCGGCTGGTCGGACCGGCCCCGGGACCCGACGGCCGCCGGCCCCCCCCCCGGGCCGGCGGCCTCCTGGATGGCGCCGACCTGGGAGGACATCCCCCGGCAGCCCTCCCCCCGGGCGCAGCTCCGCTACGCCCAGCTCGTCGCCCGCCCCCAGGACCGCCCCGCCGCCCTGCTGGCCGTCCCCGGCCACTTCCCGGGGGACCCGGGCTGGGCGCTGACCTCCTACACGCACCTGGCCCGCCTGCTGTTCGGCCGCCTCGACCGGGACGGCCTCGTCGCCCTGGCCGAGTCGCTGGAGGCCGCCCCGGGGACCGGGGCCGAACCCGACGCCCCCCTGCCCCGCCTGGCCGAGATTTGCCGGGCCGCCGCCGCCGCCCTGGACGACCGCCCCGCCGACGTCGTCCGGCAGCTCACCGCCCTGGCCCCGGCCCCCTCGCACCTGGAGCCCGGCTCCGCCGAGCTGGCCCTGGAGGTCGTCGAATGGGCCCGGGGCGCCCCCGGGGCCGAGGCCCAGGCCCCCCAGTGGGACGACCTCCGGGACGACCTCTTCGAGGCCCTCCGCCTCATGACGCTCGACCCCGCCGATCGGTTCGAGCCGGGGAGACGCCGCCCCCCCGGCCGGCCCTCGCCCTAG